A stretch of Pseudoclavibacter chungangensis DNA encodes these proteins:
- the purH gene encoding bifunctional phosphoribosylaminoimidazolecarboxamide formyltransferase/IMP cyclohydrolase, producing MSAPAARTPDHDRDRVRIRRALVSVSDKTGLVELAAALAGDGVEIVSTGSTAQTIRDAGLDVTDVSAVTGFPESLGGRVKTLHPAVHAGILADLRFDDHVAQLDELGIAPFELVVVNLYPFVETVASGAAAPDVVEQIDIGGPALVRASAKNHANVAIVVDPARYPQLIESLTAGGTVLAERRSLAAEAFAHTAAYDTAVAAWFADAERDADASGAPDPATPDLPEHLEVAFERLAQLRYGENSHQRAALYGRPEGRGIAQATQLHGKEMSYNNYVDADAAVRAAFDFDAPAVAVIKHANPCGIAIAPAGFTGGAAIAEAHRRAHATDPTSAYGGVIAANRPVSLEMAETVADIFTEVVVAPAFEPAALEVLSRKKNIRLLQLPEGYEREATELRQVSGGALLQTGDAFARSTGISTDWTLVAGEPADDDVLRDLEFAWVACRSVKSNAILLAHDGAAVGVGMGQVNRVDSCHLAVTRAGDRAAGSVAASDAFFPFADGLQVLLDAGVRAVVQPGGSVRDSEVIEAAQAAGVTMYTTGERHFAH from the coding sequence ATGAGCGCCCCCGCCGCACGCACACCCGATCACGACCGCGACCGGGTCCGCATCCGTCGTGCCCTCGTCTCCGTGAGCGACAAGACCGGCCTCGTCGAACTCGCGGCGGCACTCGCCGGCGACGGGGTCGAGATCGTCTCGACGGGCTCGACAGCCCAGACCATCCGGGACGCGGGCCTCGACGTGACCGACGTGTCGGCCGTCACGGGCTTCCCCGAGTCGCTCGGTGGCCGCGTCAAGACGCTGCACCCCGCCGTGCACGCCGGCATCCTCGCCGATCTGCGCTTCGACGACCACGTCGCCCAGCTCGACGAGCTCGGCATCGCGCCGTTCGAGCTCGTCGTCGTGAACCTCTACCCGTTCGTCGAGACCGTCGCCTCCGGTGCGGCCGCGCCGGACGTCGTCGAGCAGATCGACATCGGTGGGCCCGCGCTCGTGCGTGCCTCGGCGAAGAACCACGCGAACGTCGCGATCGTCGTCGACCCCGCGCGCTACCCGCAGCTCATCGAGTCGCTCACGGCAGGCGGCACGGTGCTCGCCGAGCGTCGCTCGCTCGCGGCCGAGGCGTTCGCGCACACCGCCGCGTACGACACGGCCGTCGCGGCCTGGTTCGCCGACGCGGAGCGGGACGCCGACGCATCCGGCGCCCCCGACCCCGCGACACCGGACCTGCCCGAGCACCTCGAGGTCGCGTTCGAGCGTCTCGCGCAACTGCGGTACGGCGAGAACTCGCACCAGCGGGCGGCACTCTACGGACGCCCCGAGGGGCGCGGCATCGCGCAGGCGACGCAGCTGCACGGCAAGGAGATGTCGTACAACAACTACGTCGACGCCGACGCCGCCGTGCGCGCCGCATTCGATTTCGACGCACCCGCCGTGGCGGTCATCAAGCACGCGAACCCCTGCGGCATCGCGATCGCGCCCGCGGGCTTCACGGGCGGCGCGGCGATCGCCGAGGCACACCGGCGCGCCCACGCGACCGACCCGACGAGCGCGTACGGCGGCGTCATCGCCGCGAACCGCCCCGTGTCGCTCGAGATGGCCGAGACCGTCGCCGACATCTTCACCGAGGTCGTCGTCGCGCCCGCGTTCGAGCCCGCGGCGCTCGAGGTGCTCTCGCGCAAGAAGAACATCCGCCTCCTGCAGCTTCCCGAGGGCTACGAGCGCGAGGCCACCGAGCTGCGACAGGTGTCGGGCGGTGCGCTCCTGCAGACCGGCGACGCGTTCGCGCGCTCGACGGGCATCTCGACCGACTGGACGCTCGTCGCGGGCGAACCGGCCGACGACGACGTGCTGCGCGACCTCGAGTTCGCGTGGGTCGCGTGCCGGTCCGTGAAGTCGAACGCGATCCTCCTCGCGCACGACGGCGCCGCCGTCGGCGTCGGGATGGGGCAGGTCAACCGCGTCGACTCGTGCCACCTCGCCGTCACGCGCGCGGGTGACCGCGCGGCGGGCTCCGTCGCGGCGTCCGACGCGTTCTTCCCCTTCGCCGACGGGCTCCAGGTGCTGCTCGACGCCGGCGTGCGAGCCGTCGTCCAGCCGGGCGGGTCCGTGCGCGACAGCGAGGTCATCGAGGCCGCACAGGCGGCCGGTGTCACGATGTACACGACCGGCGAGCGCCACTTCGCCCACTGA
- a CDS encoding dimethylarginine dimethylaminohydrolase family protein, with protein MTSDQSAEPAATETTDATTRAADTGGGETWRERLNATLVASVSIAVLTLVLTLVRMNERDLTFTLSALDTFLQALGIYALPATVLMLVLIIGGTLGAFRNWFLAGLAGFVGGLLGGVLGYVQQIVSQGGIEFSGQVWSIIFLEFFGNNFAFLAIATILSGVLGPILTRQAVRRLLGGDGGSIALDDPRRFSEAVDKVALVRIPAANLDEAQLTHIDREPVDRDRAAEQWESYVELLEQYGWETREVAAAETMADSVFTEDQVVMIGEVAVLARSGSPERRAEQPGVRAALADSGLVVEEIEAPATLDGGDVLLVGDTVYVGSSSRTNGDGIAALRRIVGALGYRVVAVPVAGALHLKTVATALPDGTILAWTDGVPDLSLLGRVIAVPEAAGASVLPLDGETVLVSAAAPKTQQLVARLGYRVESLDVSEFEKLEGGVTCLSARVFG; from the coding sequence ATGACGAGCGACCAGTCCGCCGAGCCAGCCGCCACCGAGACGACGGACGCCACGACACGGGCGGCGGACACGGGCGGCGGCGAAACGTGGCGCGAGCGCCTCAACGCGACGCTCGTCGCATCCGTCTCCATCGCGGTGCTGACGCTCGTGCTGACGCTCGTGCGCATGAACGAGCGGGACCTCACGTTCACGCTCTCGGCGCTCGACACGTTCCTGCAGGCGCTCGGCATCTACGCGTTGCCCGCGACCGTGCTCATGCTCGTTCTCATCATCGGCGGCACGCTCGGCGCGTTCCGCAACTGGTTCCTCGCGGGCCTCGCGGGCTTCGTCGGTGGCCTCCTCGGCGGCGTGCTCGGCTACGTCCAGCAGATCGTGTCGCAGGGCGGGATCGAGTTCTCCGGCCAGGTGTGGTCGATCATCTTCCTCGAGTTCTTCGGCAACAACTTCGCGTTCCTCGCGATCGCGACGATCCTGAGCGGCGTGCTCGGCCCGATCCTCACGCGTCAGGCCGTTCGACGACTCCTCGGCGGCGACGGCGGGAGCATCGCGCTCGACGACCCGCGCCGCTTCAGCGAGGCCGTCGACAAGGTCGCGCTCGTGCGGATTCCCGCGGCGAACCTCGACGAGGCGCAGCTCACGCACATCGATCGCGAGCCGGTCGACCGCGATCGGGCCGCCGAGCAGTGGGAGAGCTACGTCGAACTGCTCGAGCAGTACGGCTGGGAGACCCGCGAGGTCGCGGCGGCCGAGACGATGGCGGACTCCGTGTTCACCGAGGACCAGGTCGTCATGATCGGTGAGGTCGCCGTCCTGGCACGCTCCGGCTCACCGGAGCGTCGCGCCGAGCAGCCCGGCGTGCGTGCCGCGCTCGCCGACTCCGGTCTCGTGGTCGAGGAGATCGAGGCGCCCGCGACGCTGGACGGTGGCGATGTGCTCCTCGTCGGCGACACCGTGTACGTGGGGTCGTCGTCCCGCACGAACGGCGACGGGATCGCGGCGCTCCGCCGCATCGTCGGCGCGCTCGGCTACCGCGTGGTCGCCGTCCCGGTCGCGGGTGCCCTGCACCTCAAGACGGTCGCGACCGCGCTCCCGGACGGCACGATCCTCGCATGGACCGACGGGGTGCCCGATCTGTCGCTCCTCGGGCGGGTCATCGCGGTGCCCGAGGCCGCCGGCGCATCGGTCCTGCCGCTCGACGGCGAGACGGTGCTCGTGTCGGCCGCCGCCCCGAAGACGCAGCAGCTCGTCGCCCGCCTCGGCTATCGCGTCGAGAGCCTCGACGTGTCCGAGTTCGAGAAGCTCGAGGGCGGGGTCACCTGCCTCTCGGCGCGCGTGTTCGGCTGA
- a CDS encoding GNAT family N-acetyltransferase, with protein sequence MSELRLEELSANNVVAANTLTLKPGQDAFVTPVSESIAEAYVNQDTMWPRVVVLEDTVVGFIMGNFDADAKNPLYNATILRMNVDADHQRQGIGAFAVESVATEARARGFERVTAIWEEGDLGPGEFFRAVGFELVGETQYGEVIGSRTLA encoded by the coding sequence ATGAGCGAGCTGCGACTTGAAGAGCTGTCGGCGAACAACGTGGTCGCCGCGAACACCCTGACCCTCAAGCCCGGTCAGGACGCCTTCGTGACCCCCGTCTCGGAATCCATCGCCGAGGCGTACGTCAACCAGGACACCATGTGGCCGCGCGTCGTCGTTCTCGAGGACACGGTCGTGGGATTCATCATGGGGAACTTCGACGCCGACGCGAAGAACCCGCTCTACAACGCCACGATCCTGCGCATGAACGTCGACGCCGACCACCAGCGCCAGGGCATCGGCGCGTTCGCCGTGGAGTCGGTGGCGACCGAGGCGCGTGCTCGAGGCTTCGAGCGCGTCACCGCCATCTGGGAGGAGGGCGACCTCGGGCCGGGCGAGTTCTTCCGTGCGGTCGGCTTCGAACTCGTCGGCGAGACGCAGTACGGCGAGGTCATCGGCTCCCGCACGCTCGCCTGA
- a CDS encoding malate dehydrogenase gives MNTSPVRVTVTGAAGNISYALLFRIAAGEMLGPDVPVELRLLEIEQAVAAAEGTAMELDDAAFPLLRGIDVTADADAAFDGTSIAILVGAMPRREGMDRADLLEANGRIFGPQGRAIAANAAPDVRVLVVGNPANTNALIARAAAPDVPADRFTAMMRLDHNRALARLAERTGAGVDRIERLHVWGNHSDSQVPDVDHALVDGRPLREVVADDAWLDGPFREAVATRGAAIIKARGASSAASAASAAVDHVRDWVLGTRPGDWTTAALPSTGAYGIPEGLVAGVPVTSDGGAWHVVEGLSRSALVQERIDATVAELTSEREAVDTLGLLR, from the coding sequence TTGAACACGAGTCCCGTTCGCGTCACCGTCACCGGCGCAGCCGGCAACATCAGCTACGCGCTCCTGTTCCGGATCGCGGCCGGTGAGATGCTCGGCCCCGACGTCCCCGTCGAGCTGCGCCTGCTCGAGATCGAGCAGGCCGTCGCGGCGGCCGAGGGGACGGCGATGGAGCTCGACGACGCCGCGTTCCCCCTCCTGCGCGGCATCGACGTGACGGCCGACGCCGATGCGGCATTCGACGGCACCTCGATCGCGATCCTCGTGGGCGCGATGCCCCGCCGCGAGGGGATGGACCGCGCCGATCTCCTCGAGGCGAACGGGCGCATCTTCGGCCCGCAGGGCCGCGCGATCGCAGCGAACGCGGCACCCGATGTGCGCGTGCTCGTCGTCGGGAACCCCGCGAACACGAACGCGCTCATCGCTCGTGCCGCCGCCCCCGACGTTCCCGCCGACCGCTTCACGGCCATGATGCGCCTCGACCACAACCGCGCCCTCGCGCGGCTCGCCGAGCGCACCGGCGCGGGCGTCGACCGCATCGAGCGCCTGCACGTGTGGGGCAACCACTCCGACTCGCAGGTGCCCGACGTGGACCACGCCCTCGTCGACGGACGCCCGTTGCGTGAGGTCGTCGCGGACGACGCGTGGCTCGACGGTCCGTTCCGGGAGGCCGTCGCGACCCGCGGGGCCGCGATCATCAAGGCCCGCGGTGCGTCCTCGGCCGCGTCGGCGGCCTCGGCGGCCGTCGACCACGTGCGCGACTGGGTCCTGGGGACCCGACCGGGCGACTGGACGACCGCGGCGCTCCCGTCGACGGGCGCCTACGGGATCCCCGAGGGGCTCGTCGCCGGGGTACCCGTCACGAGCGACGGCGGCGCGTGGCACGTCGTGGAGGGACTGTCCCGTTCAGCACTCGTGCAGGAACGGATCGACGCCACAGTCGCAGAACTCACCTCGGAACGAGAAGCCGTCGATACGCTCGGACTGTTGCGCTGA